In Acidovorax sp. GBBC 1281, a single window of DNA contains:
- the gshA gene encoding glutamate--cysteine ligase, translating to MSHLQRKIHAQPASRLAGMRRGIEKEGLRVLPTGGLALTPHPAALGSALTHPHITTDYSESQIELITGARLGVQECLDELTEIHQFVYRSLQASGGEMLWLSSMPCGLPTDETIPLARYGSSNVGRAKSVYRMGLGHRYGRRMQTISGIHYNWSLPDVTSDEYFALIRNFRRHAFVLLYLFGASPALCPCFVQGREHGLQRLGGEALYLPHATSLRMGRLGYQSDAQATLAVSYNGLDGYAASLREALSRPYPAYEALGVRNPGGEYNQLGTSLLQIENEFYGTIRPKRTVRSGERPLNALRDRGVEYVEVRLMDLDPFAPLGIETQTMRLLDVFLLHCLLSDSPPDTPQEIAELQRNQHLTAERGREPGLLLQRAGREIPLAEWGAQVLAECEPLAAALDAAHGTDDYGRALADARRLMQQPQATPSARVLDRMAEAHGKSFSAFALERSQWARDTLLAMPWTEAQQARFEAAAAQSVAEQKAIEAADTLPFEAWREQYMAVPVHG from the coding sequence ATGAGCCATCTGCAGCGGAAAATCCACGCGCAGCCCGCCAGCCGACTGGCTGGCATGCGCCGTGGCATCGAAAAAGAGGGACTGCGGGTGCTGCCCACGGGAGGGCTGGCGCTCACGCCGCACCCGGCGGCGCTCGGCTCGGCGCTGACCCATCCCCACATCACCACCGACTACAGCGAGTCGCAGATCGAGCTGATCACAGGCGCGCGCCTGGGTGTGCAGGAGTGCCTGGACGAACTCACCGAGATCCACCAGTTCGTCTACCGAAGCCTGCAGGCTTCGGGCGGCGAGATGCTGTGGCTGTCCAGCATGCCCTGCGGCCTGCCCACCGACGAGACCATTCCCCTGGCGCGCTACGGCTCGTCCAACGTGGGGCGCGCCAAGAGCGTGTACCGCATGGGGCTGGGCCACCGCTACGGCCGGCGCATGCAGACCATCTCGGGCATTCACTACAACTGGTCGCTGCCCGATGTGACCAGCGACGAATACTTCGCGCTGATTCGCAACTTCCGCCGCCATGCTTTCGTGCTGCTGTACCTGTTCGGCGCCTCGCCCGCGCTGTGCCCGTGCTTCGTGCAGGGGCGCGAGCACGGCCTGCAGCGCCTGGGCGGCGAGGCGCTCTACCTGCCGCACGCCACCTCGCTGCGCATGGGCCGCCTGGGCTACCAGAGCGATGCGCAGGCCACGCTGGCGGTGAGCTACAACGGCCTGGACGGCTACGCCGCCTCGCTGCGCGAAGCCCTGAGCCGGCCATACCCCGCCTACGAGGCGCTGGGCGTGCGCAACCCCGGGGGCGAATACAACCAGCTGGGCACCAGCCTACTGCAGATCGAGAACGAGTTCTACGGCACCATCCGCCCCAAGCGCACCGTGCGCTCGGGCGAGCGGCCCCTGAACGCGCTGCGCGACCGGGGAGTGGAATACGTCGAGGTGCGGCTGATGGACCTGGACCCGTTCGCGCCGCTGGGTATCGAGACGCAGACCATGCGCCTGCTGGACGTGTTCCTGCTGCACTGCCTGCTGTCCGACAGTCCGCCCGACACGCCGCAGGAGATCGCCGAGCTGCAGCGCAACCAGCACCTGACCGCCGAACGCGGCCGCGAGCCGGGCCTGCTGCTGCAGCGCGCCGGGCGCGAGATCCCGCTGGCCGAATGGGGCGCGCAGGTGCTGGCCGAATGCGAGCCGCTGGCCGCGGCGCTGGACGCTGCGCACGGCACCGACGACTACGGCAGAGCGCTAGCCGATGCCCGGCGCCTCATGCAGCAGCCGCAGGCCACGCCGTCGGCCCGCGTGCTCGACCGCATGGCCGAGGCGCACGGCAAGAGTTTCAGCGCCTTCGCGCTGGAGCGATCGCAATGGGCGCGCGACACGCTGCTGGCCATGCCCTGGACCGAGGCGCAGCAGGCCCGGTTCGAGGCCGCCGCCGCGCAATCGGTGGCCGAGCAAAAGGCCATCGAAGCGGCGGACACCCTGCCGTTCGAAGCCTGGCGCGAGCAGTACATGGCGGTGCCCGTCCACGGCTGA
- a CDS encoding thiamine pyrophosphate-binding protein, which yields MTSTVSPRTGGQVLVDQLILHSVQQLFCVPGESYLAVLDALHDAQIAVTLCRQEGGAAMMAEAQGKLTGQPGICFVTRGPGVTNASAGIHIAHQDSTPLIVFVGQVARGALGREAFQELDYGAVFGTMAKWVVQIDDARRVPELVSRAFHVATSGRPGPVVVALPEDMLTDAVQVADALPYTVPETHPGAAALQELSERLAAAERPVAILGGSRWSERAVQDFVAFAQAWSLPVYCSFRRQMLFPADHASYGGDLGLGVNPKLLARIRASDLVLVVGGRLSEIPSQGYELFDIPVPAQPLVHVHADANELGRLYRATQSIHATPQAFANALAALQPPAAVRWAAHTQAARAEYLAWSDPDPIRIPGPLQMGEVMRHLREVLPADAIFCNGAGNFATWVHRFWPFTAYASQLAPTSGSMGYGLPAGVGAKRLWPQREVVVFAGDGDFLMHGQEFATAVQYGLPIIVVLLDNAMYGTIRMHQEREYPGRVSATQLKNPDFKAYAAAFGGHGERVETTAEFAPALARARASGLPCVLHCLLDPEAITPTGTLQGIRSAAQARKPG from the coding sequence CACCGGCGGCCAGGTCCTCGTGGACCAGCTCATCCTGCACAGCGTGCAACAGCTTTTCTGCGTGCCCGGCGAAAGCTACCTGGCCGTTCTGGATGCCCTGCACGACGCGCAGATCGCCGTCACCCTGTGCCGCCAGGAGGGCGGCGCGGCCATGATGGCCGAGGCGCAGGGCAAGCTCACCGGGCAGCCCGGCATCTGCTTCGTGACGCGCGGCCCGGGGGTGACCAATGCCTCGGCCGGCATCCACATCGCGCACCAGGATTCGACGCCGCTCATCGTGTTCGTGGGCCAGGTGGCACGCGGCGCGCTGGGGCGCGAGGCGTTCCAGGAGCTGGACTACGGCGCCGTGTTCGGCACCATGGCCAAGTGGGTGGTGCAGATCGACGACGCGCGCCGCGTGCCCGAACTGGTGTCGCGCGCCTTCCACGTCGCCACGTCGGGCCGCCCGGGCCCGGTGGTGGTGGCGCTGCCCGAGGACATGCTGACCGATGCCGTGCAGGTGGCCGACGCCCTGCCCTACACGGTGCCGGAAACCCACCCCGGCGCCGCCGCGCTGCAGGAACTGTCCGAGCGCCTGGCCGCCGCCGAGCGCCCCGTCGCCATCCTGGGCGGCAGCCGCTGGTCAGAGCGGGCGGTGCAGGACTTCGTCGCGTTCGCGCAGGCCTGGTCGCTGCCGGTGTACTGCTCGTTTCGCCGGCAGATGCTGTTCCCGGCCGACCATGCCAGCTACGGTGGCGACCTGGGCCTGGGGGTGAACCCCAAGCTGCTGGCGCGCATTCGCGCAAGCGACCTGGTGCTGGTGGTGGGTGGGCGCCTGTCGGAGATTCCGTCGCAGGGTTACGAGCTGTTCGACATTCCCGTGCCGGCGCAGCCCCTGGTGCATGTGCATGCCGATGCCAACGAACTGGGCCGCCTGTACCGGGCAACGCAGTCCATCCACGCCACGCCGCAGGCCTTTGCAAACGCACTTGCCGCGCTGCAGCCGCCCGCCGCGGTGCGCTGGGCGGCGCACACGCAGGCCGCCCGCGCCGAGTACCTGGCCTGGAGCGATCCGGACCCGATCCGCATCCCGGGCCCGCTGCAGATGGGCGAGGTCATGCGCCACCTGCGCGAGGTGCTGCCGGCCGATGCGATCTTCTGCAACGGCGCGGGCAACTTCGCCACCTGGGTGCACCGCTTCTGGCCGTTCACCGCCTATGCCAGCCAGTTGGCGCCCACCAGCGGATCGATGGGCTACGGCCTGCCGGCCGGCGTGGGGGCCAAGCGGCTGTGGCCGCAGCGCGAGGTGGTGGTGTTCGCGGGAGACGGCGACTTTCTGATGCACGGGCAGGAGTTCGCCACCGCCGTGCAGTACGGCCTGCCCATCATCGTGGTGCTGCTGGACAACGCCATGTACGGCACCATCCGCATGCACCAGGAGCGCGAATACCCCGGCCGCGTGAGCGCCACCCAGTTGAAGAACCCCGATTTCAAGGCGTATGCCGCGGCCTTCGGCGGGCATGGCGAGCGGGTGGAGACGACGGCGGAGTTTGCCCCGGCGCTGGCACGCGCCCGAGCCAGCGGCCTGCCCTGCGTGCTGCACTGCCTGCTGGACCCGGAGGCCATCACGCCCACGGGCACGCTGCAGGGCATCCGCAGTGCGGCCCAGGCCCGCAAGCCGGGCTAA